TAGGCCAAAAAAGTCGGTTTTTTATAGGTTTTATGTAGATATGTGGCAAAAGCCAACGCTCTTAAAGGAGCATCTAAAATCTCTTCTGTAGAGTTTTTATTTAACGCTCTCATCTCTTGAAATGCTATAAAATCGGCTATTTTGGCACTGTATAACATGGAAGGTTTATACAACTTCCAATTTTTTTCATCCCAAATAACCGAATAGTCTCCAAAATCGCCTAAACATATACCAACCAAGGCTTCCGGGTTCTCTTTTTTTATCAAAAAAATGGAGTTTATCTGTAAAAGGTCAAACTCCCTACTATTTACTATACCGTTTTCATTAAACTCCGGATTTAGGATAACTATCTTTTTACCTTTAATCTTTTGGAGATATTGTGAAAATCTTTTCAAAGTTTGAAAGTACTCTTTTTTATGTTTTTTTACGAAGGATGGAGAAATATCATCTGCAAACCAGTAGAATATAAAAATAGGCACATAACCTTTTTGAACCAATTTGCCGTTTATCTCTTTTTCAGAGTACCACCCCTCTTTCCAGTCTCTTGTTATCCACATAGATACAGCGTTAACGTTTGGTAACTCCTTTTTTAAAAGAGTGGCAATATTTTTTCTTTTATCTATAGAGCACTGTTTGAAATAAGAGGCTCCATATCTATTTTCGCATACTTTAAAGCCGCCTACTCCTAAAACAAACTCCGAAGCAACTAAGTTTAAAGATATTAGCGTTAAATAAACAAATATTCTCATCGATTTTACTCATAAGGGATTATTAAAGTTATCACTGAATTTGGTTTTAGTTCTTTGACTCTTATATCACTGAACTTCTCTTTTTTATCTCTTTTAATCTCTTCTACTTTAATATTTAGTATTTCAGAGCTGATTTTACCAATCTTTTTAAGATTGTGCCAATAGAGTCTAAACGTAAAATTTTTTACAGAAGTATCGTTTCTATTTTCTATGTTTACAAATATATTTTTTAGATTTTTTTTATAAAAAAGATCAATATTTTTTAACTGTCTGGCCCTTATCGCCAAATCTCTACCCTTTAACGGTTTGATATCTTTTCTTGTTTGTAAATATTTAAAAAATTTTTCAACTATATTGATATTGTTTTTATAACTTAACAAATGAGTGTGGATACTTAAAGTATAAAGGACATTAAAAGAGGTTAAAAGCTCCGTCTCATAAATAATCTGATTTAAGATAGCATCTTTATCCCAATCAAGATTTATAAGATATATATAATCATCCGTACCGTGTCTAGGCAGAGTTATCAAACCCGGAATCTCCTCTTTTGGTAGTAGATAATCTTTTGAGCGCTCCATAGTATATAAATAACCCGATTCTCTTAACCAATAGATCATCTTTTCATCAATCTCTTCTCGAGGCGGTCTAAACCCGTAAACTTTCTCTCCGGTAATATCTTCTAAAACTTTTTTAGAATAAGCTATCTCTTTTTCTACTTTTTTTTCGTTTTCCCCTGATATTTTAGTATGAGAGTAGCTGTGGGAGCCAATCTCTATATGAGAAAAGGCAGCTACTTCTTTAGTTATATCCGAATACTGCTCGGCCAAGTTTGCTACGCAAAAAAGAGTAGTATCGATGCCGTACTTTTGAGCTAGAGTAGCATAACGTTTTAAATTTTCATATTTATACTCGGTATCTTCGGATATAAATATGGCCTTTTTAGTGTCTAGATATGGATACTTTGCCAATGAAACGGGCTCGTTTAAATAGTTTGTTATATTTTTCATCAATAACTCAAATTCATTTAACGGCATATCTAAAAAAGAGTATAACGGAAAACTAAAGTATATCCAACTCCCTTTACCGTACAATCCGTGCCAAACTATACCAGCTTGCTTCATAGGAACCTTTTTATTGTCGAACATAGGTGTAGATGTAACAGCCCAGTTAGTTAGTACCGCATCTGGAGTATTCTCTTTTGATTCAAAAAGGGGTATAGAGTCGTATAGTATCAAATCAAATCTTTTAGCATCTTCATTAGATAACATTATAGGCGATAAAATTTTTGGTATAAAAAATAGCCCTTTTTTGTTTTTTACGTTTTTAATATATCTCAATCCGGTTATAGCTTCAATCAATTTACTGCCTTGATAAATCTTTTTGTTTTGAAAATAGGCAAAATGGTAGTTAAAAAGTAGATTTCCCCCTCTTTTTAAAAAGTTAAGTATTGCCCCGCTACTCTCTTTTGACAAGGCAAATATATCTAAAGCTAAAATAGTACTCGTTGCCGGCAAACTATCTACATTCGACTCTCTTATAACATCATACTTGACCCCTATCTTTTCTAGACGTCTCTTAAACTTACTTAAACGATCTAAATAACTATCTTTATTATAACCCGTATCTTGCAAAAACTTAAGAGTCTCATCAGATACCAAAATATAAACATTTGAGCACTTCTGCGTCGAAAACAATATATTTGACGATATTTTCGTATCGGGAAGTAGATTATAAAAAATAGTGCCGGATATTATAATAAACAAAAATATATAAAAAAAAACAAATGGGCCATATCGGTTATACACTTTTTGCTCCCTACTCAAAATATACATATTCATCGCCTACTTGCTTAAGTGCCTCCTCGTACGTAATCCCTTTGGATAAGTTTTTTTTCTTTTTTTCTCTGGCTTTATATAGAAAATAGGCGATAACACCAAAGACCAATGTCATTATCGTTATAATTAAAATCAGTACAGACAAAAAACCGAGTAGATTCATAAATTTCCTTTTCTTTCAAGTTTTCCCCAGCTCATCTCTATACCGTACCACTCCTCAATAGTCGCCAATATCTTTGAAATATTTATAATCGTAATAAAAAAAAGCCGATAAAAAACAGCATAAAAAACTAAAGAGAGCTTTTCACCGGTTATAAGTACACAATACAATGCTCCTGCCATATCTAAAATAGTAAACATTGCCCACCAAAAAAAGATTAGCATACTTACACCGGATATCAAAGCCAAATATATCATAAAAATATTTGCCCAAATATCCATAAACGGCCAAAAAACCGCTTCAAAAAGCATATACCAAAGCACAAATGAAACTGAGGGAGATTTTTTAAAGTTCCAAAGCAGTTTCCTGTGCTTTCTAATGGATTGCAATATACCCCTTGTCCATCTGTAGCGCTGTTTTATAAGATCAAGTAGATGTTCTGGTACTTCAGTATATGCTATCGCATCTGATTCAAACTCTATCTTATAACCATTTGCAATCAGTTTAAGAGTCACATCGCAATCTTCCGCAAATGTATCGTCATCATACATGCCAACTTCTATCAGTGCGCTCTTTCGAAACATTCCTATAGGACCCGGAATAATATTGACAAGCTTCAAAAAAGCTTGTCCGTTTCTTACCATATTAAGTCCTTCTATATACTCAAGGGCTTGGAGTTTGGTAAGAAGACTATTTTGATTGCTAACATAAACCGATCCCGCAACAGCCGCAATCTCTTCATCGTTAAAATAAGCAGCCATCAACAATACGGCGTTTTTATCCAGTTTTGAATCCGCATCTACTACCATTATCAATTCTCCGCTTGCATGCTCTATCCCGAAATTTATAGCATTCGCTTTGCCTCCGTTTTTCTTCCTATAAACCTTCAAACTTCTGCTACTCTTTGTAAACTCTAACTTCTTTGCTTTAACATAAGTTCTATCTTTTGAACCGTCATCAATAACCAATATCTCCAAATTTGGATATGTCTGCTCAATTAACGATTGTAACGACTTTTCTATCACAACCTCCTCGTTAAAAGCTGGCACTATTATAGTAACTCTTTTAAGTTCACCCTTTTGTGGTTTATCTTCTTCATCTGCACTCTTTTGAATAGTCTTTAATATTGAGAAAAAAAGCAATAACATATATCTCAATATTACTAGCGTGGTAAAAAAAAGAACAATACCAACACCTATCTGAACAAAAATATTTTGTATATGATAAAAATAGTTATAATAAAAATATAGTAAACTACCAAGAGCTAAAATTAAAAAGAGGCTTAAAAAGATTACTATAAAACCCTTTATCACCACATCTTCCTTACATGCAAACCACACTCTAAACTCTGATATCCCGTTTGCGTACCAGAGGTAGAGCTATTGCTAAAATCGCACCCTATCTCCGCAAAATATTTTATAGTTGAATCACTCTTTAACCAAAATCCGGCTTTATAAAGCAAAGTCTCTTCCCAAAAACTGTAACCCAACGCCCCTTTTACTTGAAGAGTTAACTTTTTATTTATCGGATAATAGGCTTTTATACCGATTAGATTGTTGTCAATTTTATCAGGTGAGTAATAACAAGAAGTTGTTTTGTCGTTAAATTGATACCATCCGGATAGATAGTATATAGAGTCTAACTTACCAAAACTCTTATCATAAAACTCATAATCAAATTGGGGAGTTAAAACCCTATTATCATCTTCAATATCTTCATAAGCCAAAGACCACCATAATCCTCTCTTATGACTTAACTGTCTATAACCGCTTACTTCACCCTTTACTCTCATAAGCTCTTTTGAACAACAAGTTCTTCTTGAATAGACAAGATTTTTTCTATCTAGTTTAAAAGTTAAACTATTTCCCAAAAAAAGAGTATTATAGCCCAAACTCCACCCGGTTTTACTGTTTGAGCCGCTTTTATCAAAAACAACATCTCCAAAATAGTTCTCTTTTTTTAAACCTAATCCATAGTAGTTACCGCTACAACTCTCATCGTTATCAGTTAGATTATACCCCTTTAAAAAGGCGTAAATCCAAAAAGTATTGTTTATATTTTTTGAAATCTTTAAACTATGGGTTAACATATCTATATCCTGATTGTCGTGAAAATAGTCTAAACCGCCCTCTATCTCCCAATCATTACTATCTATATTTTTCTCTTTTTTTACATACATTTTGGGTACGACTTTTTTCTTAGTTAATTTTACCGGTTCCAAATGAGTGATGTTTAATACTTTTTCCTCCTGTTTAGGATTTTTTTTAACATCTTTATCCAACTCTATACTTTTACCTTTTACATTCTCTTTTTTATCACCTTTTTTTTTCCTCTTTTCAATCTCTTTTAGACGCTCTTTTATGTAAAACTCCAAACTGCTATCTTTTTTGTACGGAGTATATTTTCCCGGCTTCCAACTCTCTTTTAATATTTTGCAACGATAATCCTCACACTTAA
This Nitrosophilus labii DNA region includes the following protein-coding sequences:
- a CDS encoding glycosyltransferase family 2 protein — its product is MIKGFIVIFLSLFLILALGSLLYFYYNYFYHIQNIFVQIGVGIVLFFTTLVILRYMLLLFFSILKTIQKSADEEDKPQKGELKRVTIIVPAFNEEVVIEKSLQSLIEQTYPNLEILVIDDGSKDRTYVKAKKLEFTKSSRSLKVYRKKNGGKANAINFGIEHASGELIMVVDADSKLDKNAVLLMAAYFNDEEIAAVAGSVYVSNQNSLLTKLQALEYIEGLNMVRNGQAFLKLVNIIPGPIGMFRKSALIEVGMYDDDTFAEDCDVTLKLIANGYKIEFESDAIAYTEVPEHLLDLIKQRYRWTRGILQSIRKHRKLLWNFKKSPSVSFVLWYMLFEAVFWPFMDIWANIFMIYLALISGVSMLIFFWWAMFTILDMAGALYCVLITGEKLSLVFYAVFYRLFFITIINISKILATIEEWYGIEMSWGKLERKGNL
- a CDS encoding polysaccharide deacetylase family protein gives rise to the protein MVSDETLKFLQDTGYNKDSYLDRLSKFKRRLEKIGVKYDVIRESNVDSLPATSTILALDIFALSKESSGAILNFLKRGGNLLFNYHFAYFQNKKIYQGSKLIEAITGLRYIKNVKNKKGLFFIPKILSPIMLSNEDAKRFDLILYDSIPLFESKENTPDAVLTNWAVTSTPMFDNKKVPMKQAGIVWHGLYGKGSWIYFSFPLYSFLDMPLNEFELLMKNITNYLNEPVSLAKYPYLDTKKAIFISEDTEYKYENLKRYATLAQKYGIDTTLFCVANLAEQYSDITKEVAAFSHIEIGSHSYSHTKISGENEKKVEKEIAYSKKVLEDITGEKVYGFRPPREEIDEKMIYWLRESGYLYTMERSKDYLLPKEEIPGLITLPRHGTDDYIYLINLDWDKDAILNQIIYETELLTSFNVLYTLSIHTHLLSYKNNINIVEKFFKYLQTRKDIKPLKGRDLAIRARQLKNIDLFYKKNLKNIFVNIENRNDTSVKNFTFRLYWHNLKKIGKISSEILNIKVEEIKRDKKEKFSDIRVKELKPNSVITLIIPYE